One sulfur-oxidizing endosymbiont of Gigantopelta aegis genomic region harbors:
- a CDS encoding DUF1501 domain-containing protein produces MNRRKFIRNLMAVPLASGSFLYGNPFNPTVTSANALMSNAILLGNLKKEAAASATPIIKTAGPDQFAGKTLVVIFQRGACDGLNTVIPFGDDEYYNLRPTIGISPPSISAASALNLDGLLGLHPALSPLHELYQQGVMAVMPAVHYNNPSRSHFESQNLIESGMPTRLPDGWLNRHMAALKRDSLVRAVSMGDELVHALRGSESVMTFNNISDFGANNFDSATIENLLNIYGDSVFDNPNRDLVHQQGQIMLNNLETLADVSEADYTPENGATYPDSSFGRQLTQVAKLIKSDVGLELATVNIGGWDTHANQGGAEGSQATRHSDFASGIAALYKDISTATDSDVVILTMTEFGRTARENGSRGTDHGNASSWFAVGNSINGGMYGAGAQWPGLREDQLYQGRYLAKTIDYTDVFSEVLSRHLGNNTLGPVFPNHNYNPIGFLS; encoded by the coding sequence ATGAACAGAAGAAAATTTATCCGCAATTTAATGGCGGTGCCACTGGCTTCAGGATCATTCCTTTACGGCAATCCTTTTAATCCAACGGTAACATCTGCCAATGCATTGATGAGTAATGCCATTTTATTAGGCAACTTAAAAAAAGAGGCTGCGGCTTCGGCCACGCCAATCATTAAAACTGCAGGGCCTGATCAGTTTGCCGGTAAAACACTGGTGGTCATTTTCCAGCGTGGTGCCTGTGATGGCCTTAATACCGTCATTCCCTTTGGTGACGACGAATATTATAACTTACGTCCGACCATTGGTATCAGCCCGCCCTCTATTAGCGCAGCCAGTGCCTTAAACTTAGATGGTTTATTAGGTTTGCACCCTGCGCTATCGCCATTACATGAGCTTTATCAGCAAGGTGTGATGGCGGTTATGCCCGCAGTGCATTATAACAATCCGTCACGTTCCCACTTTGAGAGTCAAAATCTAATAGAAAGCGGTATGCCGACTCGCCTGCCAGATGGCTGGCTCAATCGACACATGGCCGCTTTAAAAAGAGATTCACTGGTCAGAGCCGTTAGTATGGGTGATGAATTAGTGCATGCCTTACGGGGCTCAGAAAGCGTTATGACCTTTAACAATATTTCCGATTTCGGTGCCAATAATTTTGATAGTGCCACCATAGAAAATTTATTAAATATCTATGGTGACTCCGTATTTGATAATCCAAATCGTGATCTGGTTCATCAACAAGGTCAAATCATGCTCAACAACCTTGAGACATTGGCCGATGTATCTGAAGCGGATTATACCCCTGAAAATGGTGCGACTTATCCCGACAGTTCATTTGGTCGTCAATTGACTCAGGTAGCAAAATTAATTAAATCTGATGTTGGTCTGGAACTCGCCACGGTGAATATCGGCGGTTGGGACACCCACGCAAATCAGGGTGGCGCCGAAGGCAGTCAGGCAACTCGACACAGTGATTTTGCTTCGGGAATTGCTGCCTTGTATAAGGACATTAGCACTGCCACTGATTCTGATGTGGTCATTTTAACAATGACCGAGTTTGGTCGTACCGCACGAGAAAATGGTAGTCGCGGCACCGATCATGGCAATGCATCAAGTTGGTTTGCTGTGGGTAATTCAATCAATGGGGGAATGTATGGCGCGGGCGCTCAGTGGCCGGGTCTAAGGGAAGATCAACTCTATCAAGGTCGTTATTTAGCCAAGACGATTGATTATACCGATGTCTTCTCTGAAGTGCTTTCAAGACACCTGGGTAATAACACTTTAGGACCGGTTTTTCCTAATCATAACTATAATCCAATTGGCTTCTTAAGCTAG
- a CDS encoding DUF1800 family protein: MGNKPLNVTLVNALTNQPLANQRIDVKEILPNDEYKWRQRLTTDAQGKVAFDLDGLGSGRLYQLKSSPYQAGSVYSEILNTTGNFSFAVGNTPVTLIDARNGKAMAGFKLTSIEKTPDGKLHWKNSGTTDAQGVVNFDLSGVNSGRLYTILAKNTFAQNKYYFSPWISESGKVVFSISPGLTYRPDQKVPVISISSPSANALVSSNGFLLRGLVSDNDAIDRVEVNIGGSSGLATVSNNYWEYSVNAAMLGGLGNIPLSVTAYDVAQNKTQVGLSVNSIVDDEFPALDISSHLNGDKVSVKGFLISGNVSDNTGVRRLSADVNDSIYGKVKSDSKIEISASGRWTLVVEEVTLGATIDVVIKAVDSAGNLSSETVNLQVVSVIDDGVQLINRLTFGATPDLLDEVRKMGAQAFINQQLNPSTIDDTAFQDRIAFEVPDSHRDLIDYQLKYAIYSKRQLLEVMTWFWENHFNTDVNKTSHVGYELGENNLFRRHALGNFRDLLAVSSKSPGMMVYLDNITNRKEEPNENYARELMELHTLGVNGGYTNEDVAEVARVFTGWQERDHAFYFNESRHDYGEKLFVGNVIPAGLGVEGGDMILDILASHPATAKFICTKLLQVFVDDKPLPGSISGCAASFLSSNGNIKQVLQTIFASPEFNSPRQFHQKFKTPIEFLAGAERNLMAQHSPRNTYAEIQNLGMPLFHNPVPTGWAETGDKWINMNQLMTRIRFGTNLAFNEENYYNSNTYLNSVTEFFRSRGYETAQGVLGYLLMLTVDSDYTPFEWSVAYNKLTQDGRVPFELDAEGSEQALRAMIATVLSFPAYQLQ, translated from the coding sequence GTGGGCAATAAACCTTTAAATGTCACCCTGGTTAACGCCTTGACTAATCAACCGCTTGCCAACCAGCGCATTGATGTCAAAGAAATTTTACCTAACGATGAATACAAATGGCGTCAACGTCTGACAACGGATGCCCAGGGTAAAGTTGCATTTGATTTAGATGGCCTGGGCTCAGGCAGACTTTATCAGTTAAAAAGCTCACCTTATCAAGCCGGTAGCGTTTATAGTGAGATATTAAATACCACAGGCAACTTTTCGTTTGCAGTCGGTAATACACCCGTTACTCTCATTGATGCGCGCAATGGCAAGGCAATGGCCGGTTTTAAGCTCACCTCCATTGAAAAAACACCCGATGGAAAATTGCACTGGAAGAACTCCGGCACAACCGATGCACAAGGAGTCGTAAACTTTGATTTATCTGGCGTTAACTCAGGCAGACTTTATACGATTTTGGCAAAAAACACCTTTGCACAGAACAAATATTACTTTTCACCTTGGATCAGCGAAAGCGGCAAAGTTGTTTTTTCAATTAGCCCCGGCCTAACCTATAGACCTGATCAAAAAGTACCTGTTATTTCCATTAGCAGTCCTTCTGCAAATGCCTTAGTCAGTAGTAATGGCTTTTTATTACGAGGACTAGTCAGTGACAATGATGCCATTGATAGAGTTGAAGTCAATATTGGTGGTAGCTCTGGTCTTGCAACAGTATCAAATAATTATTGGGAATATTCAGTCAATGCTGCAATGCTGGGTGGATTAGGCAATATTCCACTGAGTGTGACCGCCTATGATGTGGCTCAAAATAAAACTCAAGTGGGACTAAGCGTCAACTCAATTGTAGATGATGAATTCCCGGCGTTAGATATTAGCTCACACCTCAATGGTGACAAAGTATCTGTCAAAGGATTCCTCATATCCGGTAATGTCAGCGATAATACCGGCGTGAGACGCCTAAGCGCTGACGTGAATGACTCTATTTATGGCAAGGTTAAAAGTGACTCCAAAATAGAAATATCCGCAAGCGGTCGTTGGACTTTAGTCGTTGAGGAAGTCACTCTAGGCGCCACCATTGATGTTGTCATCAAAGCAGTGGATTCAGCCGGTAATCTTTCCAGCGAAACAGTCAATTTACAAGTCGTTTCAGTCATTGATGATGGCGTTCAGCTAATCAATCGCCTCACCTTTGGCGCAACACCTGACTTATTAGATGAAGTACGCAAAATGGGTGCTCAGGCGTTTATTAATCAACAGCTCAATCCTTCAACGATTGATGATACTGCATTCCAGGATAGAATTGCCTTTGAAGTGCCTGACTCGCATCGTGACCTAATTGATTATCAGCTTAAGTATGCAATTTATAGTAAGCGTCAATTATTAGAAGTAATGACCTGGTTCTGGGAAAATCACTTCAATACCGATGTCAATAAAACCAGTCATGTCGGTTATGAACTCGGTGAGAATAATCTGTTTCGCCGTCATGCCCTGGGTAACTTTCGTGACTTGCTTGCCGTTAGCTCAAAGAGCCCCGGCATGATGGTTTATTTGGACAATATTACCAATCGCAAAGAAGAGCCTAATGAAAATTATGCTCGCGAGTTAATGGAGTTGCATACACTGGGAGTCAATGGCGGTTATACCAATGAGGATGTCGCTGAAGTTGCCCGTGTATTCACCGGTTGGCAAGAAAGAGATCATGCCTTCTACTTTAATGAGTCACGACATGACTACGGAGAAAAACTCTTTGTCGGTAATGTTATCCCTGCCGGTTTAGGCGTAGAAGGCGGTGACATGATACTTGACATATTAGCCTCACACCCTGCCACGGCCAAATTTATCTGTACTAAGCTCTTGCAAGTTTTTGTTGATGATAAGCCACTACCAGGTTCAATCAGCGGTTGTGCCGCAAGCTTCCTCAGTAGTAATGGCAACATAAAACAGGTATTGCAAACAATCTTTGCCTCGCCTGAATTTAATTCACCCCGACAGTTCCACCAGAAATTCAAAACCCCCATTGAGTTTCTCGCCGGTGCTGAACGTAATTTGATGGCTCAGCATTCGCCACGTAATACCTATGCTGAAATACAAAATCTGGGCATGCCTTTGTTTCATAATCCTGTCCCTACAGGCTGGGCTGAAACCGGCGATAAATGGATCAATATGAACCAGCTCATGACCCGCATTCGCTTCGGCACTAATCTGGCATTTAACGAAGAAAATTATTACAACAGTAATACTTATCTCAACAGTGTCACGGAATTTTTTAGAAGCCGTGGTTATGAGACTGCACAGGGTGTATTGGGCTATTTACTGATGCTGACTGTCGATAGTGACTACACACCATTTGAATGGTCAGTCGCTTACAACAAGCTGACACAGGATGGCCGTGTGCCCTTTGAACTGGATGCAGAAGGGTCTGAGCAAGCATTGCGAGCAATGATTGCAACCGTTTTAAGTTTTCCAGCTTATCAACTTCAATAA
- the suhB gene encoding inositol-1-monophosphatase — MHPMLNIAVRAARAAGTVIYRSMDKVDSLKVTNKGANDFVTDVDRQAEMVIIDTIRKAYPNHAIKAEENGLLDGDEKFQWIIDPLDGTTNFLHGFPQFAVSIAFKQNGRLSQAVVFNPANQELFTASRGEGAMLNDRRIRVSKQKGLESALLGTGFPFKDQQHLDSYLATFKALFPMTAGIRRPGSAALDLAYVAAGRLDGFWEIALNDWDMAAGALLITEAGGLVSDFSGGDDFLETGNIVAGTPKVFKEILQTIKPHLSPELVK; from the coding sequence ATGCATCCTATGCTCAATATTGCAGTGCGTGCCGCTCGCGCAGCCGGTACTGTTATTTACCGTTCCATGGACAAAGTCGATAGCTTAAAAGTGACCAATAAAGGCGCCAATGACTTTGTCACCGATGTTGACCGTCAGGCTGAAATGGTGATTATTGATACGATTAGAAAAGCTTATCCCAATCATGCTATCAAGGCCGAAGAAAATGGCCTACTTGACGGTGATGAAAAATTTCAGTGGATTATTGATCCATTAGACGGCACCACCAATTTTCTCCATGGCTTCCCTCAGTTTGCCGTCTCCATTGCTTTTAAGCAAAATGGCCGTTTATCTCAGGCGGTGGTATTTAATCCGGCTAATCAAGAATTATTCACTGCCAGCCGTGGTGAAGGTGCGATGCTCAATGACCGCCGTATCCGTGTCTCTAAACAAAAAGGCTTAGAAAGTGCATTATTAGGCACTGGATTCCCTTTTAAAGATCAACAACATTTAGATTCTTATCTGGCTACTTTTAAAGCCTTATTCCCAATGACTGCCGGCATCAGAAGACCCGGCTCTGCCGCATTAGACCTAGCCTATGTGGCGGCTGGACGCTTGGATGGCTTCTGGGAAATTGCCCTCAATGATTGGGATATGGCAGCAGGTGCTTTATTAATCACCGAAGCCGGTGGCCTAGTCAGTGACTTTTCCGGTGGTGATGACTTCCTGGAAACCGGCAATATTGTCGCTGGTACACCGAAAGTGTTTAAAGAGATATTACAGACGATTAAACCACATCTCAGCCCTGAGCTCGTAAAATAG
- a CDS encoding RNA methyltransferase, with protein MSINNIRIVMINTSHPGNIGAAARVMKNMGLDRLYLVNPKEFPNYEATAMASGADDLLSQAVVCDSFEEALAGCRLVLGTTARERKIQHEFIDAREAGVLSVSEAEQHEVALVFGRERTGLTNEEIGLCHKLINVPTNPEYSSLNVASAVQIISYVMCQHFSGQFSKYFFGCFK; from the coding sequence ATGAGCATTAATAATATCCGTATTGTCATGATCAATACTTCTCACCCGGGCAATATCGGTGCTGCCGCCCGGGTGATGAAAAACATGGGGCTAGATCGTTTGTATTTGGTGAACCCTAAGGAATTCCCTAATTATGAAGCGACCGCAATGGCTTCAGGTGCAGATGATTTACTGTCTCAGGCCGTGGTCTGTGATTCCTTTGAAGAAGCCTTGGCGGGCTGTCGCTTAGTCTTAGGCACAACAGCAAGAGAACGTAAAATACAACATGAGTTCATTGATGCCCGTGAAGCCGGAGTGTTATCGGTAAGTGAAGCCGAACAACATGAAGTTGCTTTAGTGTTTGGGCGGGAAAGAACGGGCTTAACCAATGAGGAAATAGGCCTTTGTCATAAGCTGATCAATGTGCCTACGAATCCGGAGTATAGCTCCTTAAATGTTGCCTCTGCGGTGCAAATTATCAGCTATGTGATGTGTCAACACTTTTCCGGACAGTTTTCTAAATATTTTTTTGGCTGTTTCAAGTGA
- a CDS encoding IS3 family transposase: protein MKYAWITDQAKDYPVTILCRFMDVSRSCYYDWVSSPKTDREKENEALTEQLKNCLKTVARLMEPVVLKEKLAEKGVHISRRRIGRLMKKAGLFCKTKRRFKATTNSKHNKRISPNLLEREFTVSQPDRYYVGDITYIATKEGWLYLAVVIDLFSRQIVGWSMDERMKAKLVNDALLMAIWKRKPMDGLLWHTDRGSQYASDSHRKILSDHNIIQSMSRKGNCWDNAVSESFFHSLKTELTHHCRFKTRVEAKQAIFEYIEVFYNRERLHSANDYLSPVDYEIQQEIA from the coding sequence GTGAAGTACGCATGGATAACTGATCAGGCTAAAGATTACCCGGTAACGATTCTGTGCCGTTTTATGGATGTTTCCCGTAGTTGCTATTATGATTGGGTTAGCTCTCCTAAAACGGATAGAGAGAAAGAAAATGAAGCGCTTACTGAGCAGCTAAAAAACTGTTTGAAGACAGTCGCAAGACTTATGGAACCCGTCGTCTTAAAAGAAAAACTGGCTGAAAAAGGCGTTCATATAAGCCGCCGGAGAATTGGTCGATTAATGAAAAAAGCCGGTTTGTTTTGTAAAACGAAGAGACGCTTTAAAGCGACGACTAATTCCAAGCATAATAAGCGTATATCTCCAAATTTACTGGAAAGAGAGTTTACTGTCTCTCAACCTGATCGCTACTATGTGGGTGATATTACCTATATTGCCACCAAGGAAGGCTGGTTATATTTAGCGGTTGTCATTGACTTATTCTCTAGGCAAATTGTTGGCTGGTCGATGGATGAGCGAATGAAAGCCAAGCTAGTCAATGATGCTTTACTGATGGCCATATGGAAGCGTAAACCAATGGATGGATTGCTTTGGCATACTGACCGAGGTAGCCAATATGCCTCTGATAGTCATAGAAAAATATTGTCGGATCATAACATAATTCAGTCTATGAGCCGCAAAGGAAATTGCTGGGACAATGCTGTATCAGAGAGCTTCTTTCATAGTTTGAAAACTGAATTGACGCACCATTGTCGATTCAAAACCAGAGTAGAAGCAAAGCAGGCAATATTTGAATATATTGAGGTATTTTATAATCGGGAGCGACTTCATTCGGCTAATGATTATTTGTCACCAGTCGATTATGAAATACAGCAGGAAATAGCTTAA
- a CDS encoding transposase has protein sequence MNDQTKKPNKSYTSEFKESAVKLANETDQPVSQTARELGVNVNTLHTWISKYSKPVKTVANRSDEHIYDEVKRLKKELAKVIQERDLLKRPQRTLQGKLCEVRMDN, from the coding sequence ATGAATGATCAAACAAAAAAACCGAATAAAAGCTATACATCAGAATTTAAAGAATCAGCTGTCAAATTAGCTAATGAGACGGATCAACCCGTTTCTCAGACTGCCAGGGAGCTAGGTGTTAATGTAAATACTCTACATACCTGGATCAGTAAATATTCCAAACCGGTGAAGACGGTAGCCAATAGAAGTGATGAACACATTTATGATGAAGTAAAACGTCTGAAAAAAGAATTGGCAAAAGTGATTCAGGAGCGTGATTTATTAAAAAGGCCACAGCGTACTTTGCAAGGGAAACTTTGTGAAGTACGCATGGATAACTGA
- the cysE gene encoding serine O-acetyltransferase has protein sequence MFEHLKEDIQCVFDRDPAARNYFEVLTTYPGVHAMIFYRINNRLWRWNIQWLARFFSSTARILTGIEIHPGATIGRRFFIDHGMGVVIGETTVIGDDCTLYHGVTLGGTSWNAGKRHPTLCNDVVVGAGAKVLGPITLADGARIGSNAVVVKDVPESCTVVGIPGRVISATKPSTDKIQSDAIDEVIKKAHPNDEQREHMAKKIGFDAYGTSGDMPDPIAHAINCMLDHMHSVDDKLEKMCTAIRSIDAEFPEISIPEVHICEITPVDDKSEGCPAQDFCSNAPGNKQEDNVQIVHLETNVSADKSARACDEKL, from the coding sequence ATGTTTGAACATTTAAAAGAAGACATTCAATGTGTTTTTGATCGCGATCCAGCGGCACGTAACTATTTTGAAGTGCTGACAACCTATCCCGGTGTGCATGCGATGATTTTTTATCGTATCAATAACCGCTTATGGCGTTGGAATATACAATGGCTAGCGCGCTTTTTCTCCTCAACCGCGAGAATTTTAACCGGTATTGAAATACACCCCGGTGCTACGATAGGGCGTCGTTTTTTTATTGATCATGGCATGGGTGTAGTGATTGGTGAAACGACAGTCATTGGTGATGATTGTACCTTATATCATGGTGTTACCCTGGGTGGCACCTCATGGAATGCGGGCAAACGCCATCCAACACTATGTAATGATGTGGTCGTTGGTGCCGGTGCTAAAGTATTGGGCCCGATTACTTTGGCTGATGGGGCTCGAATTGGCTCCAATGCGGTTGTAGTCAAAGATGTGCCAGAGTCATGTACGGTGGTGGGTATTCCAGGCCGAGTGATATCAGCGACCAAGCCGTCCACAGACAAGATCCAAAGTGATGCCATTGATGAAGTAATTAAAAAAGCGCATCCCAATGATGAACAACGTGAACACATGGCGAAGAAAATAGGTTTTGATGCCTACGGTACTTCCGGTGATATGCCTGATCCAATTGCTCACGCAATTAATTGTATGCTGGATCACATGCATTCGGTTGATGATAAGCTAGAAAAAATGTGTACCGCCATTCGTTCCATTGATGCTGAATTCCCAGAAATCAGTATCCCCGAAGTGCACATCTGTGAAATAACACCGGTTGACGATAAGTCAGAAGGCTGTCCGGCGCAGGATTTTTGCAGTAATGCACCGGGCAACAAACAAGAAGATAATGTTCAAATAGTACATTTAGAGACGAATGTCTCCGCAGATAAAAGTGCCCGTGCCTGTGATGAAAAATTATAA
- the iscR gene encoding Fe-S cluster assembly transcriptional regulator IscR — translation MRLTTKGRYAVTAMLDLALHYEQGPITLADISQRQEISLSYLEQLFSKLRKNELVDSARGPGGGYRLSRPADEVAVAEIIAAVDETVDATRCKRKGNCQHEERCLTHELWCDLSDQIFNFLANISLGNLVEKQAVKEVARRQDDAVAMNHIRLKEQRTAEA, via the coding sequence ATGAGATTGACCACAAAAGGGCGCTACGCAGTAACAGCAATGCTGGATTTAGCTTTACACTATGAGCAAGGCCCGATTACTTTGGCCGATATCTCACAGCGTCAGGAAATCTCACTTTCTTATCTGGAACAGCTTTTTTCTAAATTAAGAAAAAATGAACTAGTGGATAGTGCCAGAGGTCCAGGTGGTGGCTATCGCCTGAGCCGACCTGCTGATGAAGTCGCGGTGGCGGAAATTATTGCTGCTGTAGACGAAACAGTTGATGCGACACGTTGTAAGCGTAAGGGTAACTGCCAACATGAAGAACGTTGTTTGACTCATGAGCTTTGGTGTGATTTAAGCGATCAAATCTTTAATTTTTTGGCCAATATCTCTTTGGGCAACTTAGTTGAAAAACAAGCGGTTAAAGAAGTGGCTCGTCGTCAGGATGATGCGGTGGCAATGAACCATATACGCCTAAAAGAACAACGCACTGCTGAGGCTTAA
- a CDS encoding IscS subfamily cysteine desulfurase, with protein MSSPIYLDYSATTPVDKRVAETMCHYLTIEGTFGNPASRSHKYGWDAESAVEEARENVAALINADAKEIVWTSGATESDNLAIKGAAHFYAKRGKHIITSKTEHKAVLDTCRQLEREGYEVTYLDPEEDGLIDLAKLEAAMRDDTILVSIMHVNNEIGVIQDIEAIGEMCRARKIVFHVDAAQSAGKTEIDLKKLKVDLLSLSAHKVYGPKGIGALYVRRKPRIRIEAQMHGGGHERGMRSGTLAPHQIVGMGEAFKIAKAEMLDENKRILALRDRLLKGFEGMEELYVNGNLEQRVPHNLNLSFNFVEGESLLMAIDSLAVSSGSACTSASLEPSYVLRAIGRNDELAHSSIRFSIGRFTTEEDVDYTVQLLKEKVDKLRLLSPLWDMYKDGIDISSIQWNAH; from the coding sequence ATGAGTTCACCGATATATCTGGATTATTCAGCAACAACACCAGTTGATAAACGTGTTGCCGAGACAATGTGCCACTATTTAACAATTGAAGGGACTTTCGGAAACCCAGCTTCCCGCTCACATAAATATGGTTGGGATGCAGAATCGGCTGTTGAAGAAGCCCGTGAAAATGTTGCTGCATTGATCAATGCAGACGCCAAAGAAATTGTTTGGACCTCGGGTGCAACAGAATCTGACAACCTGGCTATTAAAGGGGCTGCACACTTTTATGCTAAGCGTGGTAAACATATCATCACGTCAAAAACTGAGCATAAAGCGGTTTTAGATACTTGCCGTCAGTTAGAACGTGAAGGTTATGAAGTCACCTATCTTGATCCGGAAGAAGATGGTCTTATTGACTTGGCAAAACTTGAAGCGGCTATGCGTGATGACACTATCTTAGTTTCTATCATGCACGTGAATAACGAAATTGGTGTGATTCAGGATATCGAAGCCATTGGTGAAATGTGTCGTGCCAGAAAAATTGTTTTTCATGTTGATGCCGCACAAAGTGCCGGCAAAACAGAAATTGATTTGAAAAAATTAAAAGTGGATTTATTATCTTTATCAGCACATAAAGTTTACGGTCCTAAAGGTATTGGTGCACTCTATGTGCGCCGTAAGCCAAGAATTCGTATTGAAGCTCAAATGCACGGTGGTGGCCATGAGCGCGGTATGCGTTCCGGTACTTTAGCACCGCATCAAATTGTTGGTATGGGTGAAGCATTTAAGATAGCGAAAGCAGAAATGCTGGATGAAAACAAACGCATCCTGGCTTTACGTGACCGCTTATTAAAAGGCTTCGAAGGTATGGAAGAGCTTTATGTCAATGGTAATCTAGAACAGCGCGTCCCGCACAATTTGAACTTAAGCTTCAATTTTGTTGAAGGCGAGTCATTATTGATGGCCATTGATTCATTGGCTGTTTCTTCTGGTTCAGCCTGTACATCGGCTAGTCTGGAACCTTCTTATGTCTTACGTGCAATTGGTCGTAATGATGAACTGGCACACAGCTCCATTCGTTTCAGTATCGGTCGTTTTACCACTGAAGAAGATGTGGATTACACGGTGCAACTATTAAAAGAAAAAGTGGATAAACTGAGATTGTTATCACCTTTATGGGATATGTATAAAGACGGAATTGATATTTCATCAATTCAATGGAATGCGCACTAA
- the iscU gene encoding Fe-S cluster assembly scaffold IscU: MAYSDKVMDHYENPRNVGTMDNDESGVGTGMVGAPACGDVMRLQIKVDEQGIIEDAKFKTYGCGSAIASSSLVTEWVKGKTLEEAGQIKNTDIAEELALPPVKIHCSVLAEDAIKAAITDYKEKQSS; this comes from the coding sequence ATGGCTTATAGCGATAAAGTAATGGACCACTATGAAAATCCACGTAATGTTGGCACCATGGATAATGATGAATCCGGTGTTGGTACGGGGATGGTTGGTGCGCCAGCCTGTGGCGATGTAATGCGTTTGCAAATCAAAGTAGACGAGCAGGGTATCATCGAAGATGCTAAGTTTAAAACCTATGGCTGTGGATCAGCGATTGCTTCAAGCTCTCTGGTAACAGAATGGGTAAAAGGTAAGACATTGGAAGAAGCAGGTCAAATTAAAAATACTGATATCGCTGAAGAACTGGCTCTACCACCCGTTAAAATTCACTGTTCAGTACTTGCTGAAGATGCAATTAAAGCAGCTATTACTGATTATAAAGAAAAGCAATCTAGCTAA
- the iscA gene encoding iron-sulfur cluster assembly protein IscA gives MAITLTDAAAKHVVGFIKNRGKGEALRLGVKTNGCSGMGYVLEFADSVEDEDEVFEDKGVKIIVDPKSLIYIDGTELDYGREGLNEGFKFNNPNVKDACGCGESFNV, from the coding sequence ATGGCAATTACACTCACTGATGCAGCAGCAAAACACGTTGTCGGTTTTATTAAAAACCGTGGCAAAGGCGAAGCATTACGCCTAGGCGTGAAAACAAATGGTTGTTCCGGTATGGGCTATGTACTTGAATTTGCCGATAGCGTTGAAGATGAAGACGAAGTCTTTGAAGACAAGGGTGTAAAAATCATCGTTGATCCTAAAAGCCTGATCTACATCGATGGCACAGAGCTCGACTATGGCCGCGAAGGCTTAAACGAAGGTTTCAAGTTTAACAACCCGAATGTTAAAGACGCTTGTGGTTGTGGTGAGAGTTTCAACGTCTAG
- the hscB gene encoding Fe-S protein assembly co-chaperone HscB: MTNNSNNIPTDNYFSLLGMVVHFDVDKTALTNNYHEIQKSIHPDNYANASDLERRLSIQKAAQINDALQTLKDPTRRATYLLSLFGIELNENDTSVEPAFLMEQMELRESLSQVGDKSDPLAALDGILNNVKQRIKEAIEVLRSLFQQLTLDKVATNQDELLKKAKSEVLKMQFLNRLQEECLNKEEDLADQY, translated from the coding sequence ATGACAAATAATAGCAATAACATTCCGACAGATAATTACTTTAGCTTACTGGGTATGGTCGTTCATTTTGATGTCGATAAAACAGCACTGACAAACAATTACCATGAGATCCAAAAAAGCATACACCCTGACAACTATGCCAATGCCTCCGATTTAGAGCGTCGCTTGTCAATCCAAAAAGCGGCACAGATCAATGATGCCTTGCAAACCTTGAAAGATCCCACTCGACGTGCCACATATCTATTATCCTTATTTGGCATCGAACTGAATGAAAATGATACTAGTGTTGAGCCTGCTTTTTTGATGGAACAAATGGAGCTAAGAGAAAGCCTCTCTCAAGTGGGCGATAAAAGCGATCCGCTAGCAGCATTGGATGGCATTTTAAACAATGTTAAGCAGCGTATTAAAGAGGCGATTGAAGTATTAAGATCATTATTTCAACAGCTCACCTTAGATAAAGTAGCAACTAATCAAGATGAACTGCTGAAAAAGGCAAAATCCGAGGTGTTAAAAATGCAATTTTTAAATCGCCTGCAGGAAGAATGTCTGAATAAAGAAGAAGACTTGGCTGATCAATACTAG